The genomic segment CCATCTCGGGCCACGGAGCGCTGACGCGCCCGATACCCGGCGGCCACATCACCAAGGCTCCGTATCCCAACCCCTACCGGTGCGCCTGGGGCCCGTGCGACAAGAGCGAGTGCTCCCTCAGATGCCTCGACTACCTGAAGAACGACCTGCTGGTCAACGTGTCGCCCTCGGACGAGACGGCGGCGATCTTCGCCGAGAGCATCCAGTCGGACAGCGGCGAGATCGTCCCGCCGGACAACTACTTCCCTGCCCTGCGGGAGCTGTGCGACGAGCGGGGGATGTGGTTGATATTCGACGAGGTCAAGGTAGGCCTGGGGCGGACGGGACGCATGTTCGGCTTCGAGCACTTCGGGATCGAGGCGGACGCGGTCGGGCTCGCCAAGCCGTTGGGAGGAGGCTTCCCGCTGTCGGCGGTGGTAGGCCGCCAGAAGATCCTCGATGTCGACCTCTACACGGCCTACACGCTGGGCGGCTCGCCGTTGGCCTGCTCCGCGGCGGTGGCCGTACTCGACGTGATCGAGGAGGAGGGCCTGGTCCGCAACGCTGAGGAGATGGGCAGGTACCTGCGCGACAAGCTCGACGAGATGAGAGCCGACCACCCGCTCATCGGGGACGTGCGCGGCAAGGGCCTCCTGATCGGGGTCGAGTTGGTGAAGGACCACCGGACCCGCGAGCCTGCCGAAACCGATGCGTACCGGCTCGCCTACCGCTGCTTCGAGCTCGGCCTGATACTGCTGGCTTTTGGCAACGTGATGGAGATCACCCCGCCGCTGACCATCACCCGGAGCGACGCCGATGAAGCATTGGACATCTTCGACCGCGCCCTAGCCGACATAGAGGCCGGCCGGTTCGACGACAGCAAGCTGCCCGATTTCCTGGGGCACTGATCGCACGACGCGGGTTTAACACCGGCTGGCGCAGCCGCCGAAACAGCAGGTAGCCCGCCATAACGCCAGCGAGACACCCTTAAGTGAACACCTACGAAGTTACGAGCACGCGGGCCAAGAAGGATGCCATCTGGTCCCGGCTGACGTCGTCGTAGGGACAGTAGGACAGCGGGTCGGCCTTGCAGCCTTTGGTCACCCCTGCGGCACGAAGTCCTTCGACGGCTGCGGCGTACCAAGCGTCCGCAGCGACGTCGGTGAAGACCCCCTGCGGTTCGACCTCGGTGATCGATTCGAAGGCTCCCGCCATCCACACCGCCATCTCGAGGCGGGTCAGCGGGTCGGTGGGACGGAAGGGGCTACCGGCTTGTTCAGGGAATACACCCAGGTCGGCGAGGCTCTCTACGTATCCCAAGTACCAGGCACCATCGGGAATGTCGGTGAACCGGCTGGCGGCTGGCGCGTCGTCTCCCGACTCGCCCAGCGCTCTTCCCAGGAATGCGGACATCTGCGCACGCGTTACCGGACGTCTAGGACAGAACCGGTCGTTGTCGGGCGGGTTGCAGCCCAGCGTGATTCCGAGCGCTGCGACTATCTCGATGTTCTCCTCGTGGGTGTTTCCGTCGTCATCCACGAAGCGGTTGTCGCTCTCTTCGGCCTCAGTATGTTCGCTCACCTCCACCAGGAAGCTGTCCCCGACGCGCCTTAGGATGTTCACAGCCATACCCTCCCAGGTGTAGCCTGCGCCGACATCCGCGAAGAGCCGGGTGGGCCTTTCCGTGGCGAAACAGGCCTGGTAGTCCGGGTATCGGAAGCAGTCGTCGGGTTGTTGGTCTATGAGATACGATTCGACGCCCTCAACGGGTATACCGGTGTCGTAGCCCTTCCTGACCCTTGCCCCGAGCGTCATGAAACTGCTGCTGTCCGATCGCAGGACCAGCATCTGGGTGCCTTCCTCCCCGATCGGATGGAGTCGATACACCGCTCGGCCTCCGCTGTGTATCCGGACCTCCTCCGGGTCGATCCAACCCGCCGCATACCTGTTGATCGCAACAGTGCCCACTTGGAGGCCGGCCACCGCATCGGTGTTGCTCATGACGTCCATCGGGTTGTCATAGTCACTGGTCCGGTACGAGTGAGGAAAACCGATCCCGTGTCCCATCTCGTGCGCGACGGTCGATATTTTGGGCAACGGGCCGAGAACGAAGTGTGTCGGAGGTAGAGAACCCGGCTCGGCCAGTACCTGACCGCCCAATTGCACCGTACGGGGGTTGTTGGGGTAGGTAACGGTAGCACCGTAGTCTATCTTCACCTCGACCGGCGAGGGGAACCCAATGGCTCCGAAGCTGCCGAAGCTTGCAGTGGTCACCATGTTGACGATTATCAGGACACCCTCGGGCCGGTCCTCCTCACGCATCCCCAACGAAGCCTCGTATACCGGAGAATTGCATCCTCCCCAGTTGTCGAACGCCGTCGCCTCTATCGTCCCGCCCACCCGGAACACCGGGCGGTAGCGGCCTCCCGACAACCAGTCGTAATAGGGTGCGATCTCGTCTTCGAATCGGGTCACCGCCGCCTCCGGCGAGAACTCCAAGGTCCCTTCCGGTACTTCGCAGATCCACACATCCCAGAGATCGTCTCTGTCCAAGCTGAAAAAGGTCGTGATGTTGTACGCGGCGATCAGGCCCAGCGGATCGTCGTCGTAGACAGTCCCCTCGTCTTCGGCTGCCCCCGCCACGGATGGGACCACCAGCAACACCGCCGCCAGAAGCACCACCAAAGAACGGAACCCGCGTCTCCTGCGGCGCCCAGCGGGCCTCATAGCCTCTGCCACCAATCGGCTGGTCCTCTCAACCAAGTTGCTTGGCATGTTGCCCTTTCCAACGTGAGTTTCACATGTATGAGGTCACCGCAAGCGAAGTGTTATGCATAACTCCTATGCGGAAGGTGCGAGACTCTGGGGCCTCCAAGGCCAATACTGTCCCAGCGATAGAGATAGCCGCACTCCGGGTGAGCTTATCGCGAAACTACAGTGAATGTCAGGCACCCTCGATCGCGAGACCCCGTGGCAATGTGGCTTCCGCGGAGACCCGGACACTAGCTTCGAATAGTAAAGGCGCGGTCGGGCTCGCCAAGCCGTTGGGAGGAGGCTTCCCGCTGTCGGCGGTGGTAGGCCGCCAGAAGATCCTCGATGTCGACCTCTACACGGCCTACACGCTGGGCGGCTCGCCGTTGGCCTGCTCCGCGGCGGTGGCCGTACTCGACGTGATCGAGGAGGAGGGCCTGGTCCGCAACGCTGAGGAGATGGGCAGGTACCTGCGCGACAAGCTCGACGAGATGAGAGCCGACCACCCGCTCATCGGGGACGTGCGCGGCAAGGGCCTCCTGATCGGGGTCGAGTTGGTGAAGGACCACCGGACCCGCGAGCCTGCCGAAACCGATGCGTACCGGCTCGCCTACCGCTGCTTCGA from the bacterium genome contains:
- a CDS encoding aspartate aminotransferase family protein, yielding MGDPSDERDLTQSRAVAARDEAVITPSMKYRLYPFVVARSDGVRMWDKDGNEYLDWMATGGTAAAGYGHPKVRQAAMDAINNEYSGPLVCYIHEPAVELAERLIDIFPGDFAKQAWFGVSGSDAMDVLAKVAPIASGRPRLISYIGAFHGMTIGSGAISGHGALTRPIPGGHITKAPYPNPYRCAWGPCDKSECSLRCLDYLKNDLLVNVSPSDETAAIFAESIQSDSGEIVPPDNYFPALRELCDERGMWLIFDEVKVGLGRTGRMFGFEHFGIEADAVGLAKPLGGGFPLSAVVGRQKILDVDLYTAYTLGGSPLACSAAVAVLDVIEEEGLVRNAEEMGRYLRDKLDEMRADHPLIGDVRGKGLLIGVELVKDHRTREPAETDAYRLAYRCFELGLILLAFGNVMEITPPLTITRSDADEALDIFDRALADIEAGRFDDSKLPDFLGH
- a CDS encoding S-layer homology domain-containing protein is translated as MRPAGRRRRRGFRSLVVLLAAVLLVVPSVAGAAEDEGTVYDDDPLGLIAAYNITTFFSLDRDDLWDVWICEVPEGTLEFSPEAAVTRFEDEIAPYYDWLSGGRYRPVFRVGGTIEATAFDNWGGCNSPVYEASLGMREEDRPEGVLIIVNMVTTASFGSFGAIGFPSPVEVKIDYGATVTYPNNPRTVQLGGQVLAEPGSLPPTHFVLGPLPKISTVAHEMGHGIGFPHSYRTSDYDNPMDVMSNTDAVAGLQVGTVAINRYAAGWIDPEEVRIHSGGRAVYRLHPIGEEGTQMLVLRSDSSSFMTLGARVRKGYDTGIPVEGVESYLIDQQPDDCFRYPDYQACFATERPTRLFADVGAGYTWEGMAVNILRRVGDSFLVEVSEHTEAEESDNRFVDDDGNTHEENIEIVAALGITLGCNPPDNDRFCPRRPVTRAQMSAFLGRALGESGDDAPAASRFTDIPDGAWYLGYVESLADLGVFPEQAGSPFRPTDPLTRLEMAVWMAGAFESITEVEPQGVFTDVAADAWYAAAVEGLRAAGVTKGCKADPLSYCPYDDVSRDQMASFLARVLVTS
- a CDS encoding aminotransferase class III-fold pyridoxal phosphate-dependent enzyme; this encodes MRKVRDSGASKANTVPAIEIAALRVSLSRNYSECQAPSIARPRGNVASAETRTLASNSKGAVGLAKPLGGGFPLSAVVGRQKILDVDLYTAYTLGGSPLACSAAVAVLDVIEEEGLVRNAEEMGRYLRDKLDEMRADHPLIGDVRGKGLLIGVELVKDHRTREPAETDAYRLAYRCFELGLILLAFGNVMEITPPLTITRSDADEALDIFDRALADIEAGRFDDSKLPDFLGH